From Planctomycetia bacterium, a single genomic window includes:
- the sdhA gene encoding succinate dehydrogenase flavoprotein subunit: MAQPRVLVVGGGLAGLAATMRLAELGVGVDLVSLVPVKRSHSVCAQGGINSVNSLTRQQGDNEWKHFDDTVYGGDFLQHQPPVKEMADWGPRIVDLMDRLGVPFNRTPEGFRDQRRFGGTLYKRTAFAGATTGQQLLYALDEQVRRREVEGLVKKWEFWDFLGPVLDDSGRCCGAICQDLVTMQFRAFPAAAVVLATGGNGLIYGRSTMSMVCTGSAVSRAYRAGAWYGNGEFIQVHPTAIPGADKLRLMSESARGEGGRVWVPRKPQDPRDPREIPEADRSYFLEERYPKYGNLVPRDIATREIFDICTTEGLSVEKDRLCVYLDLTHIPRETLDRKLGGILEIYEKFQGVDPRSMPMKIFPAVHYSMGGLWVDYERSRSGGMVEGAVRNQQTSIPGMYAIGECDYQYHGANRLGANSLLSCIFSGLFVAPTLAGVCRGPQAGAADQRLFDAALRREQDRHHALLSRPAGEENPYDIHQELGSLMTRVATVVRRNDQLAAAYDEVSRLEERWRRCGLSDTGNWTNQNVVFTKSVGDMFPLAKLILKGALLRDECRGAHFKPEFAMPGLAATDPAGRRREAEQWCDRFEANTRKWLKTTIAACEPDGSPRISYEDVDTTLITPRPRLYGLVGAEAIEEVWKERQAAPVAAGEPVGAGA; encoded by the coding sequence ATGGCACAACCGAGGGTACTCGTCGTCGGCGGTGGACTCGCCGGACTCGCGGCCACGATGCGGCTGGCGGAACTGGGCGTGGGCGTGGATCTCGTCAGCCTCGTCCCGGTGAAGCGGTCGCACAGCGTCTGCGCCCAGGGGGGCATCAACAGCGTCAACTCCCTGACCAGACAGCAGGGGGACAACGAATGGAAGCACTTCGACGACACCGTCTACGGGGGCGACTTCCTCCAGCACCAGCCGCCGGTCAAGGAGATGGCCGACTGGGGGCCACGGATCGTCGACCTCATGGACCGGCTCGGCGTCCCCTTCAACCGTACCCCGGAGGGCTTCCGTGACCAGCGCCGGTTCGGCGGCACGCTCTACAAGCGGACGGCGTTCGCCGGCGCGACGACGGGCCAGCAACTGCTCTACGCGCTCGACGAGCAGGTCCGGCGGCGCGAGGTGGAGGGGCTGGTCAAGAAGTGGGAGTTCTGGGACTTCCTCGGGCCGGTGCTCGACGACTCCGGCCGCTGCTGTGGCGCCATCTGCCAGGATCTGGTGACGATGCAGTTCCGGGCCTTCCCCGCCGCCGCCGTTGTCCTCGCCACGGGAGGCAATGGCCTGATCTACGGCCGCTCGACGATGTCGATGGTCTGCACGGGCAGTGCCGTCAGCCGCGCCTACCGGGCCGGCGCCTGGTATGGCAACGGCGAGTTCATCCAGGTCCATCCGACCGCCATCCCCGGGGCCGACAAGTTGCGGCTGATGAGCGAGAGCGCCCGCGGCGAGGGGGGCCGGGTCTGGGTGCCGCGGAAGCCCCAGGATCCGCGCGACCCGCGCGAGATCCCCGAGGCCGACCGCTCCTACTTCCTCGAGGAGCGCTATCCCAAGTACGGCAACCTCGTCCCGCGCGACATTGCCACGCGGGAGATCTTCGACATCTGCACCACCGAAGGGCTGTCGGTCGAGAAGGACCGGCTCTGCGTGTACCTCGACCTGACTCATATCCCGCGCGAGACGCTCGACCGCAAACTCGGTGGCATCCTGGAGATCTACGAGAAGTTCCAGGGCGTCGATCCGCGGTCGATGCCGATGAAGATTTTCCCCGCCGTCCACTACTCCATGGGCGGGCTGTGGGTCGACTACGAGCGCAGCCGCTCCGGTGGCATGGTCGAGGGCGCCGTTCGCAACCAGCAGACGAGCATTCCCGGCATGTACGCGATCGGCGAGTGCGATTACCAGTATCACGGCGCCAATCGCCTCGGGGCCAACTCGCTCCTGTCGTGCATCTTCAGCGGCCTGTTCGTCGCCCCGACCCTCGCCGGGGTGTGCCGGGGCCCGCAGGCGGGCGCGGCGGATCAGCGGCTCTTCGACGCGGCCCTGCGGCGGGAGCAGGATCGGCACCACGCCCTGCTCTCCCGGCCGGCCGGCGAGGAGAATCCCTACGACATCCACCAGGAACTCGGTAGCCTGATGACCCGTGTCGCCACGGTCGTCCGCCGCAACGACCAGCTCGCGGCAGCCTACGACGAGGTGTCCCGGCTGGAGGAACGCTGGCGGCGTTGCGGGCTCTCCGACACCGGCAACTGGACGAATCAAAATGTCGTGTTCACGAAGTCCGTGGGGGACATGTTCCCGCTGGCGAAACTGATCCTCAAGGGGGCCCTGCTCCGCGACGAGTGCCGCGGCGCCCACTTCAAGCCGGAGTTCGCCATGCCCGGGCTGGCGGCGACCGACCCGGCGGGCAGGCGACGCGAGGCGGAGCAGTGGTGCGACCGGTTCGAGGCCAACACGCGCAAGTGGCTGAAGACGACGATCGCGGCGTGCGAGCCGGACGGCAGCCCACGCATCTCCTACGAGGACGTCGACACGACGCTGATCACGCCCCGGCCCCGGCTCTACGGGCTCGTCGGCGCCGAGGCGATCGAGGAGGTCTGGAAGGAGCGGCAGGCGGCGCCGGTGGCCGCGGGCGAACCGGTCGGGGCGGGCGCGTGA
- a CDS encoding two-component system response regulator, which translates to MAETSSDAGGGAAAPNRDRDIVDHLPDGVALLDSHGCVEWANRQLEAFCGPASAVGCDLFAALDIGPGDDDAAAVREAVLGGRAAGGTLRTADGRFVNLEVSAAFVAADSQRRAVVAVRDVTRTILEQQKRAAIHAAGQKLADLSPTELADMTVDERIELLKSNILHYSRDLLKFDVVEIRLLDAQTGRLEPLLAEGMQPEAEARILYARSEHNGVTGYVAATGRSYWCSDTTKDPLYLEGCKGAKSSLTVPLMLHDTVIGTFNVESPEPGGFSATDLQFLEIFTRDVAAALNTLELLVAEKASTAAESIEAIHGAVALPVDDILNDAVGVMEKYIGHDADVVERLQRILRNARDIKQVIQKVGETMAPSAAHAQRRQGDRRRGLVGRRILVVDADDQVRAAAHALLERSGCTVETARDGGEAASLVRAGGVDAYDVIIADIRLPDMSGYELLLKLRDIIDSVPLVLMTGFGYDPGHSIVKARQAGIDLVLFKPFRVDQLLDTVEKAAGRHAAARAPA; encoded by the coding sequence GTGGCGGAAACCTCGAGCGATGCGGGCGGCGGCGCCGCCGCCCCGAACCGGGATCGCGACATCGTCGACCATCTGCCGGACGGCGTCGCCCTCCTCGACTCGCACGGCTGCGTGGAGTGGGCCAATCGCCAACTGGAGGCATTCTGCGGCCCAGCTTCGGCCGTGGGCTGCGACCTGTTCGCCGCGCTCGACATCGGCCCGGGGGACGACGACGCGGCCGCGGTTCGGGAAGCCGTGCTCGGCGGGCGGGCGGCCGGGGGCACCCTGCGGACGGCCGATGGCCGGTTCGTCAACCTCGAGGTCTCGGCCGCATTCGTCGCGGCCGACTCCCAGCGTCGGGCGGTGGTCGCAGTCCGCGACGTGACCCGCACGATCCTCGAGCAGCAGAAGCGGGCCGCGATCCACGCGGCCGGCCAGAAGCTCGCCGATCTGTCCCCGACGGAACTGGCAGACATGACGGTCGACGAGCGGATCGAACTCCTCAAGAGCAACATCCTCCACTATTCGCGCGACCTGCTCAAGTTCGACGTCGTCGAGATCCGGCTGCTCGACGCACAGACGGGCCGCCTCGAGCCGCTGCTCGCGGAGGGGATGCAGCCCGAGGCGGAAGCCCGCATCCTCTATGCCCGCTCCGAGCACAACGGCGTCACGGGCTACGTCGCGGCCACCGGCCGCAGCTACTGGTGCAGCGACACGACGAAGGACCCGCTGTACCTGGAGGGCTGCAAGGGGGCGAAGAGTTCGCTGACGGTGCCCCTCATGCTCCACGACACGGTGATCGGCACGTTCAACGTGGAGAGTCCGGAGCCGGGGGGCTTTTCCGCGACCGATCTGCAGTTCCTCGAGATCTTCACCCGCGACGTCGCGGCCGCCCTCAACACGCTCGAACTGCTGGTCGCCGAGAAGGCCTCCACGGCCGCCGAGAGCATCGAGGCGATTCACGGGGCCGTGGCCCTGCCCGTGGACGACATCCTCAACGACGCCGTCGGGGTGATGGAGAAGTACATCGGCCACGATGCCGACGTCGTGGAGCGGCTGCAGCGGATCCTGCGGAACGCCCGGGACATCAAGCAGGTGATCCAGAAGGTCGGGGAGACAATGGCGCCGAGCGCGGCCCACGCCCAGCGGCGGCAGGGAGACCGGCGCCGCGGGCTCGTCGGCCGGCGGATCCTCGTGGTCGATGCCGACGACCAGGTGCGGGCCGCCGCCCACGCGCTCCTCGAGCGGTCCGGCTGCACGGTGGAGACGGCCCGCGACGGAGGCGAGGCCGCGTCGCTGGTCCGGGCCGGCGGCGTTGACGCCTACGACGTGATCATCGCCGACATCCGGCTGCCCGACATGAGCGGCTACGAGCTGCTTCTCAAGCTCCGCGACATCATCGACAGCGTGCCGCTCGTGCTCATGACCGGGTTCGGCTACGACCCCGGTCATTCGATCGTCAAGGCCCGGCAGGCGGGCATCGACCTCGTGCTCTTCAAGCCGTTCCGCGTCGACCAACTGCTCGACACGGTCGAGAAGGCGGCCGGCCGGCATGCCGCGGCCCGCGCGCCGGCCTGA
- the sdhB gene encoding succinate dehydrogenase iron-sulfur subunit — MIKGMEPASNGHGGQGGTADRVVRVRVLRQDVAGGESYWERFAVPYEPNLNVISVLQKIAGLARSQDGRQVPPVAWDCSCLEEVCGSCTMLINGRTRMACSALVDRLLEEDEEIELRPMSKFPVVRDLVVDRRRLFRSLERVNAWVPVDDSYDHGPGPRISPEEQEDAYPLAECISCGCCLEACPQFTKIELRRRDDESADEFAARSQAAFDRGFVGAHAISQAMLFNAHPTGRMIADERLEALTGEGGIQVCGNAQNCVAVCPKRIPLTRSIARAGRAATVWAIKKLFDR; from the coding sequence ATGATCAAGGGGATGGAACCTGCAAGCAACGGACACGGCGGCCAGGGCGGGACGGCCGACCGCGTGGTGCGCGTCCGCGTCCTCCGCCAGGACGTCGCCGGGGGCGAGAGCTACTGGGAACGGTTCGCGGTGCCCTACGAGCCGAACCTGAACGTGATCAGCGTCCTGCAGAAGATCGCCGGCCTTGCCCGGTCGCAGGACGGCCGCCAGGTGCCGCCGGTCGCCTGGGACTGCTCCTGCCTGGAGGAGGTCTGCGGCTCGTGCACCATGCTGATCAACGGCCGGACGCGGATGGCCTGCTCGGCGCTGGTCGACAGGCTTCTGGAAGAGGACGAGGAGATCGAGCTCCGGCCGATGTCGAAGTTTCCCGTCGTCCGCGACCTCGTCGTCGACCGGCGTCGGTTGTTCCGCTCCCTGGAGCGTGTCAACGCCTGGGTGCCCGTCGACGACTCCTACGACCACGGGCCCGGCCCACGGATTTCCCCCGAGGAACAGGAGGACGCCTACCCCCTCGCCGAGTGCATCAGCTGCGGCTGCTGCCTCGAGGCCTGCCCGCAGTTCACGAAGATCGAACTCCGCCGGCGCGACGACGAGTCGGCAGACGAGTTCGCCGCCCGGAGCCAGGCCGCGTTCGACAGGGGATTCGTCGGCGCCCACGCGATCAGTCAGGCGATGCTCTTCAATGCCCACCCGACGGGCCGGATGATCGCCGACGAACGCCTCGAGGCGTTGACCGGGGAGGGAGGCATCCAGGTCTGCGGGAATGCCCAGAATTGCGTCGCCGTCTGCCCCAAGAGGATCCCGTTGACGCGGTCGATCGCCAGGGCGGGCCGGGCCGCGACCGTGTGGGCGATCAAGAAACTCTTCGACCGCTGA
- the glgC gene encoding glucose-1-phosphate adenylyltransferase: MAVRRVLALVLGGGRGTRLYPLTRDRSKPAVPLAGKYRIIDVPLSNCVNSGVQRIYVLTQFNSVSLHRHIRRTYTFDPFSGGFVEILAAQQTLDNAGWYQGTADAVRQNIRYLQQPDIKHVLILSGDQLYRMNYADMLATHVDRRADVTIAGIPVHEEAASGLGIMRMDDDGRVVGFLEKPQTTADLDMVRTAPEWIERHGIAARGRSLMASMGIYLFDRDCLLDLLTKTDSQDFGREVFPTAIRAKKVQLHPFDGYWEDIGTIRSYYQCNLDLAGAAPPFEFASAEAPIYSRGRFLPPSRLDGAAVRHSLVSDGCLIGAGAVIENSVIGLRCRIGRNVVIRNSVILGNDFYESIDGLADDAARGLPPLGIGDETVIEGAIVDKNVRIGSRVRIANDHGWTDTADCPRFTVRDGVAVVPKDAVIPDGWVPEPGVVRTA, encoded by the coding sequence ATGGCTGTTCGGCGCGTCCTGGCTCTGGTTCTCGGGGGCGGTCGTGGCACCCGTCTCTACCCGTTGACCCGCGACCGGTCCAAGCCGGCTGTGCCGCTCGCCGGCAAGTACCGGATCATCGACGTGCCCCTGTCCAACTGCGTCAACAGCGGCGTGCAGCGGATCTACGTGCTGACGCAGTTCAACTCGGTCAGCCTGCATCGGCACATCCGCCGGACCTACACCTTCGACCCGTTCAGCGGCGGGTTCGTCGAGATCCTCGCCGCCCAGCAGACGCTCGACAACGCGGGCTGGTACCAGGGAACGGCCGACGCCGTGCGGCAGAACATCCGCTATCTGCAGCAGCCCGACATCAAGCACGTGCTCATTCTCTCCGGCGACCAGCTGTACCGGATGAACTACGCCGACATGCTCGCCACCCACGTCGACCGGCGGGCCGACGTCACCATCGCCGGCATCCCGGTCCACGAGGAGGCGGCGTCGGGGCTGGGCATCATGCGCATGGATGACGATGGCCGCGTCGTCGGCTTCCTGGAGAAGCCGCAGACCACGGCGGACCTCGACATGGTGCGGACGGCGCCCGAGTGGATCGAGCGGCACGGCATCGCCGCCCGGGGACGGTCGCTGATGGCCAGCATGGGGATCTATCTCTTCGACCGCGACTGCCTGCTCGACCTGCTTACCAAGACGGACTCGCAGGACTTCGGCCGCGAGGTTTTTCCCACGGCGATCCGCGCCAAGAAGGTCCAGCTCCATCCGTTCGACGGCTACTGGGAGGACATCGGCACGATCCGCTCCTACTACCAGTGCAATCTCGACCTCGCCGGCGCGGCCCCGCCGTTCGAGTTCGCCTCGGCCGAGGCCCCGATCTACTCCCGCGGCCGCTTCCTCCCGCCGTCGCGGCTCGACGGTGCGGCCGTGCGGCACAGCCTCGTCTCCGACGGCTGCCTGATCGGCGCCGGGGCGGTGATCGAGAACAGCGTCATCGGGCTGCGCTGCCGGATCGGCCGAAACGTGGTGATCCGCAACTCGGTGATTCTCGGCAACGACTTCTATGAATCGATCGACGGGCTCGCCGACGACGCCGCCCGCGGCCTGCCGCCGCTGGGCATCGGCGACGAGACCGTGATCGAGGGGGCGATCGTCGACAAGAACGTGCGCATCGGCAGCCGGGTGCGGATCGCCAACGATCATGGCTGGACGGACACGGCCGACTGCCCGCGGTTCACCGTTCGCGACGGCGTCGCCGTGGTGCCGAAGGATGCGGTCATCCCCGACGGCTGGGTGCCAGAGCCCGGCGTCGTGAGGACGGCCTGA
- the papS gene encoding cytidine(C)-cytidine(C)-adenosine (A)]-adding enzyme, producing MATTFSDPARARDFAVAVVDRLQRSGHETYWAGGCVRDDLLGRTPADYDVATAARPEEVRDLFGRRRTLAVGAAFGVITVLGPKVAGQVEVATFRADAPYTDGRHPAGVTFCSAREDALRRDFTINGLFLDPLSGEIHDFVGGRDDLTAGIVRAIGQPGLRFGEDHLRMLRAVRFAAFFGFVLETETRAAIERMARLVATVSPERIAAELRSMVSRPGRRRALELLAETGLAAVILPEFASGAGPGGAMTQAARVLDAVDEPDLPIALAILAGGDAAVLPRLAGRLRLSNHEAKAAGWLAAAVADLEAPSAAAAQARPWSAVQPWLADPRAPRLTDTLRARAACGLGSATTAAWLTAQLARPRAELDPPPLVSGDDLVGLGIARGPAVGDMLKRLRRMHLDGGISSRDEALAIARAAAG from the coding sequence ATGGCCACCACTTTTTCCGACCCCGCCCGGGCCCGTGACTTCGCCGTCGCGGTCGTCGACCGCCTGCAGCGGTCCGGTCACGAGACCTACTGGGCCGGGGGGTGCGTGAGGGATGACCTGCTGGGGCGGACGCCGGCCGATTACGACGTCGCGACGGCCGCCCGGCCGGAGGAGGTCCGGGACCTGTTCGGACGCCGCCGGACGCTCGCCGTGGGGGCCGCGTTCGGTGTGATCACCGTGCTCGGGCCAAAGGTGGCCGGGCAGGTCGAGGTGGCGACGTTCCGGGCCGACGCACCCTATACCGACGGCCGCCATCCAGCGGGCGTGACGTTCTGCTCGGCCCGCGAGGACGCCCTGCGGCGTGACTTTACGATCAACGGCCTGTTTTTGGATCCATTGTCGGGGGAGATCCACGATTTCGTCGGCGGCCGGGACGATCTGACGGCTGGCATCGTCCGGGCGATCGGGCAGCCGGGGCTGCGATTCGGGGAGGATCACCTGCGCATGCTGCGGGCCGTCCGGTTCGCGGCGTTCTTCGGGTTCGTCCTCGAGACCGAGACGCGGGCCGCCATCGAGCGGATGGCCCGGCTCGTTGCCACGGTCAGTCCCGAGCGAATCGCCGCCGAACTGCGGAGCATGGTTTCCCGGCCCGGACGCCGCCGGGCCCTGGAACTGCTCGCGGAAACCGGCCTGGCCGCGGTGATCCTCCCGGAGTTCGCCTCCGGGGCCGGTCCGGGCGGGGCCATGACCCAGGCAGCCCGCGTTCTGGACGCGGTGGACGAGCCCGATCTACCGATCGCCCTGGCGATCCTCGCCGGGGGCGATGCCGCGGTGTTGCCGCGGCTGGCCGGCCGGTTGCGGCTTTCCAACCACGAGGCCAAGGCCGCCGGTTGGCTCGCGGCGGCCGTCGCCGACCTCGAGGCTCCGTCCGCGGCCGCAGCGCAGGCTCGCCCCTGGTCGGCCGTGCAGCCCTGGCTCGCAGATCCCCGGGCCCCCCGGCTCACGGACACGCTCCGGGCCCGGGCGGCGTGCGGGCTCGGTTCGGCCACGACAGCCGCCTGGCTGACGGCGCAGCTCGCCCGGCCCCGCGCCGAGCTCGATCCCCCTCCCCTGGTGTCGGGCGACGACCTCGTGGGACTGGGGATTGCCCGGGGGCCGGCCGTTGGCGACATGCTCAAGCGGCTGCGCCGGATGCACCTCGACGGGGGCATCAGCAGCCGCGATGAGGCGCTGGCGATCGCCCGCGCGGCGGCGGGCTGA
- the deaD gene encoding DEAD/DEAH box helicase, whose translation MPVVAGAASTVSPAERGMVRPADAQAVGGNPDEGFQHLGLSPATLAAVERAGYTVPTPVQAGLIPRALAGVDVLGQARTGTGKTASFVLPILEKVSQPGRAGGPRALVLVPTRELAVQVKDEFEKLAHGSGIHCVAVYGGKPIKGQIDKLARHPAVVVGTPGRILDHMSRGTIGLSALDMLTLDEADRMLDIGFRPDIEKILRRCPESRQTLLLSATVPPPVQKLAARYMRDPEILDFSTNELSVETIEQRYFTVDPTRKFELLEKLLEREQPRQVIVFCRTKRGTDKIYERLSRRRSRQPDEVACIHGDLAQNVRDRVMRQFRDGTVKVLVATDVVGRGIDVSSVSHIVNYDVPEFCDDYVHRVGRTGRMGREGIAFTFVTPEEGSQLTRIEIRIERLLARDEIAGFEAFDRRAAPSPVEMLPTGGFTRAERSPEPAPTLETVAEPAKKPSAGLLGKGRAGRRFRRAL comes from the coding sequence GTGCCCGTGGTGGCCGGCGCCGCCTCAACGGTTTCGCCGGCGGAGCGGGGCATGGTTCGCCCCGCCGACGCCCAGGCGGTCGGAGGCAATCCCGACGAGGGCTTCCAGCATCTCGGCCTGTCGCCGGCGACGCTCGCCGCCGTGGAGCGGGCGGGCTACACCGTGCCAACCCCGGTGCAAGCCGGGCTGATTCCGCGGGCCCTCGCCGGCGTGGACGTGCTCGGCCAGGCCCGCACGGGGACGGGCAAGACCGCCTCGTTCGTGCTCCCGATCCTCGAGAAGGTGTCCCAGCCCGGCCGCGCCGGCGGGCCGCGGGCCCTCGTCCTCGTCCCGACACGCGAACTGGCGGTTCAAGTCAAGGACGAGTTCGAGAAACTCGCCCATGGCTCGGGGATCCACTGCGTCGCCGTCTACGGCGGCAAGCCGATCAAGGGGCAAATCGACAAACTCGCCCGCCATCCGGCCGTCGTGGTCGGCACGCCGGGCCGGATCCTCGACCACATGAGCCGGGGGACGATCGGGCTCTCCGCCCTCGACATGCTCACGCTCGACGAGGCGGACCGGATGCTCGACATCGGCTTCCGCCCCGACATCGAGAAGATCCTGCGCCGCTGCCCGGAGAGCCGACAGACGCTTCTCCTTTCGGCAACCGTGCCACCGCCCGTGCAGAAGCTCGCCGCCCGCTACATGCGCGACCCGGAGATCCTCGACTTCTCCACCAACGAGCTTTCCGTCGAGACGATCGAGCAGCGCTACTTCACCGTCGATCCGACGCGGAAGTTCGAGCTCCTCGAGAAGCTCCTGGAGCGTGAACAGCCCCGGCAGGTGATCGTGTTCTGCCGCACGAAGCGCGGCACCGACAAGATCTACGAGCGGCTCTCCCGCCGGCGGTCGCGGCAGCCCGACGAGGTGGCGTGCATCCACGGCGATCTCGCCCAGAACGTCCGCGACCGCGTCATGCGCCAGTTCCGTGACGGAACGGTCAAGGTTCTCGTCGCCACGGACGTGGTGGGCCGTGGCATCGACGTCTCCAGCGTGTCGCACATCGTCAACTACGACGTGCCGGAATTCTGCGACGACTACGTGCACCGCGTCGGGCGGACGGGCCGCATGGGCCGCGAGGGCATCGCCTTCACCTTCGTGACGCCCGAGGAGGGGTCGCAGCTGACGCGGATCGAGATCCGGATCGAGCGGCTCCTCGCCCGCGACGAGATCGCGGGCTTCGAGGCCTTCGATCGCCGGGCCGCCCCCAGCCCCGTCGAGATGCTCCCCACCGGGGGCTTCACGCGGGCGGAGCGGAGCCCCGAGCCGGCGCCGACCCTCGAGACGGTGGCCGAACCTGCCAAGAAGCCGTCTGCTGGCCTGCTTGGCAAGGGGCGGGCCGGGCGCCGGTTTCGCCGCGCGCTCTGA